In Acaryochloris marina S15, a single genomic region encodes these proteins:
- a CDS encoding NAD(P)H-quinone oxidoreductase subunit O, giving the protein MAVKKGSLVRIVPEKFENSVEAKASDRRLPPYVFEGTGEVLEIKGDYAQIQFRVPVPTVWLRVDQLEAA; this is encoded by the coding sequence ATGGCTGTAAAGAAAGGAAGTCTAGTCCGTATCGTTCCCGAAAAATTTGAAAATAGCGTAGAGGCCAAGGCCAGCGATCGTCGTTTGCCCCCCTATGTTTTTGAGGGGACCGGAGAAGTATTAGAGATTAAGGGTGACTATGCCCAGATTCAGTTTCGCGTCCCTGTGCCCACAGTCTGGCTCCGGGTCGATCAGTTAGAAGCGGCCTAA
- a CDS encoding DUF4079 domain-containing protein, producing MEELLAPIAGFFQSLGLPEPIVHWGHPTMMGIVVFVMGSYAGVKGWQGRLATDEEDGSQKRAAHAQVVPWMFLFIVLGYTGGVLSLVMQEQPIFESPHFWSGTAVIGLLATNAVLSISNFWGENSFRSAHAYVGSSALVLLVVHTLLGFKLGLSF from the coding sequence ATGGAAGAACTATTAGCCCCCATCGCGGGATTTTTTCAAAGTTTAGGATTGCCTGAGCCCATCGTGCATTGGGGCCATCCCACCATGATGGGAATTGTGGTGTTTGTAATGGGATCCTATGCGGGTGTAAAAGGATGGCAAGGCCGCTTAGCCACTGATGAAGAAGATGGGAGCCAGAAAAGAGCGGCCCATGCTCAAGTGGTGCCCTGGATGTTTTTGTTTATCGTTTTGGGATATACCGGAGGCGTGCTGTCTTTGGTGATGCAAGAACAGCCGATTTTTGAGAGTCCCCACTTCTGGTCGGGTACCGCTGTGATTGGTTTATTGGCGACTAATGCTGTGCTGTCCATCAGCAACTTTTGGGGAGAAAACAGTTTTCGCTCGGCCCATGCTTATGTTGGTAGCTCTGCCTTAGTTCTACTGGTTGTCCATACGCTACTGGGTTTTAAATTAGGTTTATCGTTTTAA
- a CDS encoding cupin domain-containing protein, translating to MNFTPHLVKASTLQESPEQCFQHPLNPNAIRHTKSIGDWVGLKRLGVHLVRVEPGRDTTQFHYHHQEEEFIYILSGKGIAVIGEAEYEVGPGDFMGFTAPSQPHSLSNPFDQDLVYLMGGERRSVDICDYPKLQQRLIRNGENRQLYNWDDQQPFET from the coding sequence ATGAATTTCACACCCCATTTAGTCAAAGCCTCCACCCTCCAAGAGTCGCCAGAACAATGTTTTCAACATCCCTTGAATCCCAATGCCATCCGTCACACTAAATCGATAGGAGATTGGGTAGGACTCAAACGACTGGGGGTCCACCTAGTCCGAGTAGAGCCGGGCCGAGACACAACGCAGTTCCACTACCATCATCAAGAAGAAGAATTTATTTATATCCTTTCAGGAAAAGGGATTGCTGTCATTGGTGAAGCTGAATATGAAGTCGGCCCAGGCGACTTTATGGGATTTACAGCCCCTTCCCAACCCCATAGTTTGTCTAATCCCTTTGACCAAGACTTGGTGTATTTGATGGGGGGAGAACGACGCTCTGTAGATATCTGTGACTATCCCAAATTGCAGCAACGCTTAATTCGCAATGGTGAGAACCGTCAACTTTATAACTGGGATGATCAGCAGCCATTTGAGACCTAA
- a CDS encoding ComEC/Rec2 family competence protein — translation MQALNGAILCIAWIVGLLSTAHPYGWLGLIGLGLGLMGMRALSLRQPWPVLYPWRRGPTVIFWLGMLGLTLFASLYFIMRTPTPGPQDISRAVAEVSRSPVTVTGTVTTMPRLTRSQNIQFQMEALKLQAKPTQKTVRGLLYVSLPPKQGLELHPGQRIEVSGYLYKPRHSSTPQGFDFEDYLTRSGIFAGLRGKTVTVKQPGGTWGGWAVRQRIVRSHARYLGPDKGALVSAMVLGHRRVDLPFDLRNRFVKVGLAHALAASGFHVSIILLGMLKVTSRLSPRTQLLTGLIGLSVFIFLSGFEPSVSRAVLMGMAGLAAVAANRRLNPVGVLLVVAVGLLVIQPQWIWDLGFQLSFLATLGLIVTVPPLTQKLDWLPPAIASLFAVPIAAMLWTLPLQLYQFGIAPLYSLLANLCTTPFLILLTAGGFFSGIISVVWPWAGSLLAWLLAIPTQGLIWLVTQISQLPGASITLGTISIGQLVLLYGLLVSAWLLPVWKQRLPLLITLASAIIILPIWHHQVHRFQITIFDRATPPMMVMQQPGGTLVLNSGDRNIASQTLVPFLQRQGIDQVDLALATDLRPRWREGWPALLQQVPLEQLIPISLTDNTALQEWILKSQVQPKQLRLLQVGEQLIQNQTQISVLRHQPTLLQFTVNQQNWLMVAGRYQSLLTWLQTTPVTSPQVLWWSTKVDLEAIKQLQPQVLILTSRNIDAQSLSQLERQIPQVFWTPRDGAVQWTRDRGFESTFPLSENPASPL, via the coding sequence ATGCAGGCGTTGAATGGTGCTATTCTCTGCATTGCCTGGATCGTCGGATTACTCTCCACCGCTCACCCTTATGGCTGGCTGGGGTTAATTGGCTTAGGGCTGGGACTGATGGGGATGCGAGCCCTCAGTTTGCGACAGCCTTGGCCTGTTCTCTATCCTTGGCGACGCGGCCCCACTGTGATCTTTTGGCTAGGCATGTTAGGACTAACCCTATTTGCCAGCCTGTATTTCATAATGCGGACTCCAACGCCTGGACCACAAGATATCAGCCGAGCCGTCGCTGAAGTCTCTCGCTCACCCGTTACTGTCACAGGCACCGTGACAACGATGCCTCGCCTAACGCGAAGTCAAAATATTCAGTTTCAGATGGAGGCCTTAAAACTACAAGCAAAGCCGACTCAAAAAACGGTTCGCGGACTGCTCTATGTATCCTTACCTCCGAAGCAGGGGCTAGAACTGCATCCAGGACAACGAATAGAAGTTTCTGGCTATCTTTATAAGCCTCGCCACTCCTCTACGCCCCAAGGCTTTGATTTCGAAGACTATTTGACCCGCTCCGGTATCTTTGCAGGCTTACGAGGTAAAACCGTTACGGTTAAGCAACCTGGAGGAACTTGGGGCGGATGGGCTGTGCGGCAACGCATTGTGCGATCGCACGCCCGATACCTAGGGCCAGACAAAGGGGCCTTAGTCAGCGCCATGGTTTTAGGCCATCGTCGGGTCGATTTACCGTTCGATTTACGCAATCGCTTTGTCAAAGTAGGTCTAGCCCATGCCCTAGCCGCGTCAGGGTTCCATGTTTCCATCATTCTCTTGGGAATGCTGAAGGTCACGAGTCGTCTATCGCCTCGAACACAACTTCTCACTGGGCTCATCGGACTTAGTGTTTTTATCTTCTTGAGTGGGTTTGAGCCTTCTGTTTCCCGCGCGGTCTTAATGGGCATGGCCGGTCTGGCAGCCGTTGCGGCCAACCGGAGGTTGAATCCAGTCGGTGTATTGCTGGTCGTGGCTGTTGGGCTGCTCGTCATCCAGCCCCAATGGATCTGGGATTTGGGATTTCAGCTCAGCTTCCTCGCCACCTTGGGACTGATTGTGACGGTGCCCCCCTTAACTCAGAAACTGGATTGGTTACCCCCTGCGATCGCATCTCTATTCGCCGTGCCCATTGCCGCCATGCTATGGACTTTACCCTTACAGCTCTATCAGTTTGGAATTGCCCCCCTTTACAGTTTGCTGGCCAATCTCTGCACAACACCGTTTTTGATTCTGCTAACGGCAGGCGGATTTTTCAGCGGCATCATATCGGTGGTATGGCCTTGGGCAGGGAGTCTACTGGCTTGGCTGCTGGCGATACCCACCCAGGGATTGATTTGGCTAGTGACTCAGATTAGCCAGTTGCCGGGAGCTTCCATCACTCTGGGGACCATCTCGATTGGGCAGTTGGTGCTGCTCTATGGACTGCTGGTATCGGCATGGCTCTTACCGGTTTGGAAGCAACGTTTACCCCTATTGATCACCCTGGCTTCAGCCATCATCATTCTGCCCATTTGGCATCATCAAGTCCATCGCTTTCAAATCACGATTTTTGACCGGGCGACACCCCCGATGATGGTGATGCAGCAACCGGGTGGGACTTTGGTGTTGAATAGTGGCGATCGCAATATCGCATCGCAAACCCTCGTTCCCTTTTTGCAACGCCAGGGCATTGATCAAGTAGATCTGGCTTTAGCCACGGACTTACGACCTCGCTGGCGAGAAGGATGGCCCGCTTTACTCCAGCAAGTTCCCCTAGAACAGCTCATTCCCATCTCTTTAACCGACAACACCGCCTTGCAAGAATGGATTCTCAAATCCCAGGTCCAGCCAAAACAACTGCGCTTACTGCAAGTCGGGGAACAGCTGATTCAAAACCAAACTCAAATCAGCGTCTTGCGTCACCAACCCACTCTGCTGCAGTTCACCGTCAATCAGCAAAATTGGCTGATGGTTGCAGGTCGGTATCAAAGTCTATTGACTTGGCTGCAAACGACCCCAGTAACCTCTCCACAAGTACTATGGTGGTCCACAAAGGTTGATCTAGAAGCCATCAAACAGTTGCAGCCCCAAGTTCTGATTCTCACGTCTCGCAATATCGATGCTCAAAGTTTAAGCCAGCTAGAACGCCAAATCCCCCAGGTCTTTTGGACACCCAGAGATGGCGCAGTGCAGTGGACCCGCGATCGCGGTTTTGAATCCACCTTCCCCCTTAGTGAAAATCCGGCTTCTCCCCTGTAG
- the polA gene encoding DNA polymerase I, which yields MTPTSTSQAPAALQSSASADSKPTLVLVDGHSLAFRAYYAFAKGREGGLRTSKGIPTSVCYGFLKNLLDLLKREKPHYLAIAFDLGGPTFRHKADETYKANRAETPEDFIPDLENLQELLTAMDLPIVVEPGYEADDVLGTLAYQASQQGFKVKILSGDRDLFQLVQPDDRVRILYMSNIYSAASRSGAEPGSFGPTEVQEKMGVTVEQIVDYKALCGDSSDNIPGVKGIGDKTAIKLLAEYGTLDNVYASVEQIKGAVQKKLVTGKEAAYHSQFMARIVLDVPLKVGPQDFAIKGFTADKVSPVLEKLEFQSFLRQINQLQKQFGGEAIAPPAATATPSTADDGDDTWFFSAEDTDAAQTPPPPQLVPRIIDTPAKLAELVTLLEAYTDASQPVAWDTETDSLSPRDAHLVGIGCCWQGDEQSIAYIPLGHKEGDNLDLETALAGLRPILESDSYPKAFQNAKFDRLVFQFQGIQIRGVVFDTMLASYVLNPERSHNLTDLSRNYLQITAKSYKELVKKGQTIADLSIPQVAEYCGLDVFTTYQLREKLEAELAAIPSLHGLFQEVELPLESVLAVMETSGVRIDQDYLQTLSTQLDTDLKRLEAGAYELAGEIFNLGSPKQLSEILFGRLELDVKKSRKTKLGYSTDAATLEKLQGDHPIIDVLLEYRTLAKLKSTYVDALPTLVRADTHRIHTDFNQAVTATGRLSSSNPNLQNIPIRTEFSRKIRAAFIPESSWILMAADYSQIELRILAHLSQEPRLLEAYRNGQDVHTLTAQLLLEKDEIAAEERRLAKIINFGVIYGMGPHRFAREAGVKYSEAKDFIQRFYDRYPEVFAYLQRMEREAISQGYVETILGRRRYFEFDSRGLKKYRGKDLEEMAEVDLSDIKMSSYDRGLLRAAANAPIQGSSADLIKIAMVQLQAALEPYKSRLLMQVHDELVLEVPPDEVEDVRSQVRTTMEMALPLSIPLVAEVHTGANWMEAK from the coding sequence ATGACTCCCACTTCCACTTCCCAAGCACCCGCTGCACTTCAGTCTTCTGCAAGCGCAGACTCCAAACCCACCCTGGTTTTGGTCGATGGACATTCCCTCGCCTTTCGGGCTTACTATGCCTTTGCCAAAGGCCGAGAAGGTGGATTACGAACCTCTAAGGGTATTCCTACGAGTGTCTGTTATGGGTTTCTCAAGAATCTATTGGATTTATTGAAAAGGGAGAAACCCCATTATTTAGCGATTGCATTTGACTTGGGGGGACCTACCTTTCGGCATAAAGCCGATGAAACCTATAAAGCGAACCGAGCCGAAACGCCAGAAGACTTCATCCCTGACCTAGAAAATCTGCAAGAACTTTTGACCGCAATGGATTTACCTATTGTTGTCGAGCCTGGCTATGAAGCCGATGATGTGTTGGGCACGTTGGCTTATCAGGCGAGCCAGCAGGGATTTAAGGTGAAGATCCTGAGTGGCGATCGCGATTTATTTCAGCTGGTTCAGCCTGATGATCGTGTTCGTATTCTTTATATGAGCAATATTTATAGTGCAGCCTCTCGTAGTGGGGCAGAACCGGGGTCATTTGGTCCAACCGAAGTCCAGGAAAAGATGGGAGTCACGGTTGAGCAGATTGTGGATTATAAGGCCCTCTGTGGTGACTCATCCGATAATATTCCAGGGGTGAAAGGGATTGGCGATAAAACCGCCATTAAGCTGCTGGCTGAATATGGCACCCTCGACAATGTCTACGCCTCTGTTGAGCAAATCAAAGGGGCCGTTCAGAAAAAACTGGTGACGGGGAAAGAGGCTGCCTATCATTCTCAATTTATGGCTCGCATTGTTTTGGATGTGCCTTTAAAGGTTGGACCGCAAGACTTTGCGATAAAAGGCTTCACTGCCGATAAGGTCTCTCCCGTTTTGGAGAAGCTAGAATTCCAGTCTTTCCTGCGCCAAATCAATCAACTTCAGAAGCAGTTTGGCGGAGAAGCTATTGCTCCACCTGCCGCTACGGCCACTCCCTCAACGGCTGATGATGGAGATGACACCTGGTTTTTTAGTGCGGAAGATACGGATGCAGCTCAAACCCCTCCACCCCCCCAGCTTGTCCCTCGGATTATTGATACTCCCGCCAAATTGGCAGAGTTAGTCACTCTCTTGGAGGCTTACACAGATGCTTCTCAGCCCGTGGCTTGGGATACAGAAACCGATAGTCTTTCCCCTCGGGATGCCCATCTCGTTGGCATTGGCTGTTGTTGGCAGGGAGATGAACAATCCATTGCTTATATTCCATTAGGTCATAAAGAGGGCGACAACTTAGATCTAGAAACGGCTCTAGCAGGATTACGTCCCATTTTGGAAAGTGATAGCTATCCCAAGGCGTTTCAAAATGCCAAGTTTGATCGGTTAGTGTTCCAGTTCCAGGGGATTCAGATTCGGGGTGTTGTGTTTGACACCATGTTGGCCAGCTATGTGTTGAACCCAGAGCGCAGCCATAACCTTACAGATCTATCTCGGAATTATCTCCAAATAACGGCGAAAAGTTATAAGGAATTGGTCAAAAAGGGGCAAACTATTGCCGACTTATCTATTCCGCAAGTGGCTGAATATTGTGGGTTGGATGTATTCACTACCTATCAGCTGAGGGAGAAGCTGGAAGCTGAACTGGCTGCGATTCCCTCACTGCATGGCCTGTTTCAGGAGGTGGAACTGCCTCTGGAATCAGTGCTGGCGGTGATGGAAACGTCGGGAGTCCGTATCGACCAAGACTATCTACAAACCCTATCCACCCAATTGGATACGGATCTAAAGCGATTGGAGGCAGGGGCTTATGAGCTGGCAGGGGAAATCTTCAATTTAGGCTCACCTAAGCAGTTAAGTGAAATTCTGTTTGGCCGCTTGGAGCTGGATGTCAAAAAGTCTCGTAAGACCAAGCTGGGGTATTCCACAGATGCCGCCACCTTGGAAAAACTCCAGGGCGATCATCCGATTATCGATGTGTTGTTGGAATACCGAACTTTAGCCAAACTCAAGTCGACCTATGTGGATGCTTTGCCGACTTTGGTTAGAGCAGATACCCACCGCATCCATACGGACTTTAATCAGGCGGTGACTGCGACGGGACGGCTGTCCTCTTCCAATCCCAACTTGCAGAATATTCCGATTCGGACTGAATTTAGCCGCAAAATCCGAGCTGCCTTTATTCCTGAATCGAGCTGGATTTTAATGGCAGCGGATTATTCCCAAATTGAGCTGCGTATTCTAGCCCACCTCAGCCAAGAGCCTCGCCTGCTAGAGGCCTATCGTAATGGCCAGGATGTTCATACTTTGACGGCCCAATTGCTGTTGGAAAAAGACGAGATTGCGGCAGAAGAACGACGGTTGGCGAAGATTATCAACTTTGGTGTGATTTACGGGATGGGACCCCATCGGTTTGCCCGAGAAGCAGGAGTCAAATATAGCGAGGCTAAAGACTTTATTCAGCGATTTTACGATCGCTATCCAGAGGTCTTTGCCTATTTGCAGCGGATGGAGCGGGAAGCGATCAGCCAAGGGTATGTGGAAACAATCTTGGGACGCCGCCGTTACTTTGAGTTTGATAGTCGGGGCCTCAAGAAATATCGCGGCAAAGATCTAGAAGAGATGGCAGAGGTTGATCTGAGCGACATCAAAATGAGTAGCTATGATCGGGGCTTGTTGAGGGCTGCAGCTAATGCCCCCATCCAAGGATCTAGTGCGGATCTGATTAAAATTGCCATGGTCCAGCTCCAAGCTGCTCTAGAACCCTATAAGAGTCGGCTGTTAATGCAGGTTCATGATGAATTGGTGTTGGAAGTACCGCCTGATGAAGTGGAGGATGTGCGATCGCAAGTTAGAACCACGATGGAAATGGCTCTCCCTTTGAGTATCCCCTTAGTAGCTGAAGTTCATACTGGAGCCAACTGGATGGAGGCTAAATAG